In the Ruminococcus sp. OA3 genome, one interval contains:
- a CDS encoding AraC family transcriptional regulator, with translation MKQPHEKRQICYDHTLQIEAYQLKGIVQKFPNHFHECYVIGYVERGSRHLKCNQHEYSLEKGDLVLFNPLDKHFCEPVNGENLDYRAINIPADVMIKAARDITGTAYTPYFTSTVIRQSDAAQSVNSLYTAVTNHQTSFEKEEAFFFLLEHIIKEYSETYENADISSPDSWIVQICRFMEDSYEQEISLNDLSEYAGLSKSYLLRSFTQQMGISPYRYLQTVRINQAKKLLEAGTPVIDTAAKTGFSDQSHFTNFFRNFIGLTPKQYQRIFTAEVSHETE, from the coding sequence ATGAAGCAGCCGCATGAAAAACGTCAGATCTGTTATGACCATACACTTCAGATTGAGGCATATCAACTAAAAGGGATCGTTCAAAAATTCCCCAATCATTTTCACGAGTGTTACGTGATCGGCTACGTAGAGCGGGGAAGCCGGCACCTGAAATGCAATCAGCACGAGTATTCCCTCGAAAAAGGCGATCTGGTGTTGTTTAACCCTCTGGACAAACACTTTTGCGAACCCGTAAACGGAGAAAATCTCGACTACCGGGCAATTAATATACCCGCAGATGTCATGATCAAAGCTGCGCGGGATATCACTGGAACGGCCTATACACCGTATTTCACCAGTACTGTCATCAGACAGAGTGATGCAGCCCAGTCTGTCAACAGCCTCTATACTGCCGTGACAAACCATCAGACATCTTTTGAAAAAGAAGAGGCCTTTTTCTTTTTACTGGAACACATTATAAAAGAATACTCCGAAACCTATGAGAACGCTGATATCTCCAGCCCCGATTCCTGGATCGTACAAATCTGCAGGTTTATGGAGGACTCTTATGAACAGGAAATCAGCCTGAATGATCTCTCAGAATATGCAGGCCTCAGCAAATCCTATCTGCTGCGTTCTTTTACCCAGCAGATGGGAATCTCACCTTACCGCTATCTGCAGACCGTGCGCATTAACCAGGCAAAAAAACTCCTGGAGGCCGGCACTCCGGTGATCGATACCGCTGCAAAAACAGGTTTTTCAGACCAAAGTCACTTTACTAATTTCTTTCGGAATTTTATCGGTCTGACACCGAAACAATACCAGAGAATTTTCACAGCGGAGGTATCGCATGAAACAGAATAA
- a CDS encoding FCD domain-containing protein: MKKNTVQIGPVSKDLLYIKVADAIFDYAKANQLQAGDKLPSERELAKMFQTGRNSVREAMRVLENRGMIEVKTGLGTFLKEPPEEISSVQLKLMKENLYEFQELKVTLEHMAVRKAIQSANLEGKQELLKLAEEMMELYDQDRYDDDLDHEFHMKLMELAENQTIAQIVNSLRIGIFQDYWNELEYDPYHWVKTVPDHLVLANAIIDKDEERAITAIDAIDGASTAVMKQAGMRRRSETEEQ; this comes from the coding sequence ATGAAAAAAAATACTGTTCAGATTGGCCCGGTGTCAAAAGATCTGCTTTATATAAAGGTTGCAGACGCGATTTTTGACTATGCAAAAGCGAATCAGCTGCAGGCCGGAGACAAATTACCGTCAGAACGAGAGCTGGCGAAAATGTTTCAGACAGGACGGAATTCTGTTCGGGAAGCCATGCGTGTGCTTGAAAACCGTGGGATGATTGAAGTAAAGACCGGACTGGGCACATTTTTAAAGGAACCCCCGGAGGAAATTTCTTCTGTTCAATTGAAATTAATGAAAGAAAATCTCTATGAATTCCAGGAATTGAAAGTCACGTTAGAGCACATGGCTGTCAGAAAAGCAATTCAGTCAGCAAACCTGGAAGGAAAGCAGGAATTACTGAAACTGGCGGAGGAGATGATGGAGCTGTATGATCAGGACCGGTATGATGATGACCTGGATCATGAGTTTCATATGAAATTAATGGAACTGGCAGAGAATCAGACGATCGCACAGATTGTTAATTCACTGCGGATCGGAATCTTTCAGGACTACTGGAATGAACTTGAGTATGATCCGTATCACTGGGTAAAAACGGTGCCTGATCATCTGGTACTGGCAAATGCGATTATTGATAAAGATGAGGAAAGAGCGATCACGGCGATTGATGCCATTGACGGGGCGTCCACAGCTGTGATGAAACAGGCAGGTATGCGCAGAAGATCTGAGACTGAAGAGCAATAG
- a CDS encoding DMT family transporter, with protein MKQNKTAAGHLCAFVTILIWGTTFISTKVLLTDFTPVEILFCRFLLGTAALCIVSPHRLRLNHPRQEITFACAGLCGVCLYYLLENIALTYTLASNVGIIVSVSPFFVAILAHLFSDGEHLKKRFFLGFAVAVIGIVLINVNESGAFKFNPEGDLLALCAAIIWAVYSLLSKKISGYGYNTIQATRRIFFYGLLFMVPALFLFGFKPSLSSFRDPVCVLNLIYLGLGASALCFVTWNYAVRCLGAVKTSIYIYLVPVITIVTAVIVLHEKLTVIAGVGAALTLAGLIISENRRGS; from the coding sequence ATGAAACAGAATAAAACAGCTGCAGGACATCTGTGTGCATTCGTCACAATCTTAATATGGGGGACAACATTCATATCAACAAAAGTTCTGCTGACGGATTTCACACCCGTTGAGATTCTGTTCTGCCGCTTTCTCCTCGGTACTGCTGCCCTGTGCATCGTCAGCCCACACCGGCTGCGGCTGAATCATCCACGCCAGGAGATCACATTTGCATGCGCCGGCCTGTGCGGTGTCTGCCTGTATTACCTGTTGGAAAACATTGCACTGACATATACGCTGGCTTCCAACGTCGGAATCATTGTTTCCGTGTCGCCATTTTTTGTCGCAATCCTTGCCCATCTGTTTTCAGACGGGGAACATCTGAAGAAACGCTTCTTTCTGGGATTTGCTGTTGCCGTCATCGGTATCGTGCTGATTAACGTCAATGAATCAGGCGCCTTTAAGTTTAATCCAGAAGGAGATCTGCTTGCGCTGTGTGCCGCCATTATTTGGGCCGTATACTCTCTTCTGTCAAAAAAAATCAGCGGTTACGGCTATAACACCATACAGGCAACAAGACGAATCTTTTTTTACGGCCTGCTATTCATGGTACCAGCCCTTTTCCTGTTTGGATTCAAGCCATCGCTTTCATCCTTCAGGGATCCCGTATGTGTGCTGAACCTGATATATCTGGGTCTCGGAGCCTCTGCCCTGTGCTTTGTCACATGGAATTACGCCGTGCGCTGTCTGGGTGCTGTGAAGACGAGCATCTACATATACCTCGTTCCCGTGATCACAATCGTAACTGCCGTGATTGTGCTGCATGAAAAACTGACCGTAATCGCCGGTGTCGGGGCCGCATTAACTTTAGCGGGATTAATCATATCAGAAAACAGGAGGGGTTCATAA